The following is a genomic window from Bacillota bacterium.
CTCGGCCGCCTCCTTGATGGCCTGCACCACCGCCGGGTGCTTGTGGCCCAGCGCCGAGACGGCCAGGCCGCCGACGAAATCCAGGTACTCCTTGCCCTCGGTATCCCGCACCCGCACGCCCTCGCCGTCCGCCAGCGCGACGGGCAGGCGGTTGTACGTGCGCATCAGGTACCGGTCGGCCAGCGCCGCCACTTCCGCGAACCGCATCGTCACGCCACCACCATCGTCCCGATGCCCTTGTCGGTGAAAATCTCCAGCAACAGCGAGTGCATGCGGCGGCCGTCCACGATGTGCGTGCGGGGCACGCCGTTCTCCAGCGCCTTGATGCACGCCTCCACCTTGGGAATCATGCCGCCCCGGATGCGGCCTTCCGCGATCATGCGCCGCGCCCGGTCGACCGGCAGCGTCGAAATGAGCGAGCCCGGGTCGTTTTCATCGGCGAAAATGCCCTCCACGTCGGTCAGCATAATGAGCTTGTCGGCCTTCAGCGCCGCGGCCAGCTCGCCCGCCACCAGGTCGGCGTTGATGTTGTAACTCTCGCCGTCAAACCCCGCGCCGATGGACGCGATGACGGGAATGTAGCCTTCTTTGTTGAGCAAGTGCAGCAGCTGGGCGTTGACGGCTCCGACTTCCCCGACGAACCCGAGGTCGCCGCCGTGCCGGCGCGCCGTGACCAAATGCCCGTCGTGGCCGGAGAGGCCCACCGCCTTGCCGCCGTAGCGGTTGATGAGCGCGACGAGGTCCTTGTTGATCTTGCCGGCCAGCACCATCTGCACGATTTCCATAGTCTCTTCGTCGGTGACGCGCAGCCCGTTGACGAACCGGGGCTCTTTGCCCACCCGCTGCATCCATCGGGAAATCTCCGGCCCGCCCCCGTGCACCAGCACCGGGTTGACGCCGACGTATTTGAGCAAGATGACGTCGAGAATGACCGACTTTTTCAGCTCCGGGTCCGTCATCGCGCTGCCGCCGTATTTGATGACGAACGTCTTGCCGAAAAACGTGCGGATGTACGGCAGCGCTTCGATCAAGACGCCGGCTTTCTCGATGAGCTTGGCGTCGCCGGGCGGCCCGCCTCCCGGCCGGCTGCCCCGCTTTTCGCCTGGCGGATGGCTCTCCACCGGAACGCCCTCCTTAGGTCCGGTACCGGGCATTGATCCTCACGTAGTCCTCCGTCAGGTCGCACGTCCACACCACGGCCGAGGCCGTCCCCGCCTGCAGCGCCACCGTCAGGACCACCTCCGGCCCCTGCAGCGCCGCCGCAGCCCGCGCCTCGTCGAACGGCACGCCCGCCCCGTGGCGTGCCACCAACACGTCGCCGACCCAGATGTCCACCCGCGACGGATCGAAGTCGACGCCGGAGCGGCCGGCGGCGGCCAAGATGCGGCCCCAGTTGGGGTCGTTGCCGTACACGGCCGTCTTCACCAGGTTGGAGCCGGCGATGGCGCGAGCCACTTGCAGCGCGTCGGCTTCGCTGGCGGCGCCTTCCACCCGCACTTCGATGAGCTTCGTGGCCCCTTCGCCGTCCCGTGCGATGGCCTTGGCCAGGTACGTGTTGACGTAGTCCAGCGCCTGCGCGAACACGTCCAGCTCCGGGTCGCCCGCGCCCAGAGGCTCGTTGCCGGCCAGCCCGTTGGCCAGCACGACCACCATGTCGTTGGTGCTGGTGTCGCCGTCGACCGTGATGCGGTTGTACGTCCGGTCGACGGAGCGGCTGACGACGGCCTGGAGCGCTGCAGGAGAGACGGCCGCGTCGGTGGTGACGAAGGCCAGCATGGTGGCCATGTTGGGGTGGATCATGCCCGAGCCTTTGGCGATGGCGCCGATGCGCACCGTTTTGCCCCTGAGGGAAAACTCCACAGCGATCTGCTTGGGCACGGTGTCGGTCGTCATGATGGCGCGCGCCGCGGCCAGGCTGCCGCTGTCCGAGCCGCCGTCGTCGCTCGCGTCGCCGTCGCCGACGCCCAGCGCCGCCGCGGCCCGCCGGATGCCCGCCTCGATCTTGTCCATCGGCAGCGGGACGCCGATGACGCCGGTCGACGCCACCGCCACCTGCTCCGGGCGGGCGCCAATAGCTTCCGCGGCCACGGCCGCCATGCGCCGCGCGTCCTTCAGCCCCTGCTCTCCCGTCACCGCGTTCGCGTTGCCGCTGTTGCACACGATGGCCCGGATCGGACCTTGCGCGATGTGCTCCCGGGTGACCAGCAACGGCGCCGCCTTCACGATGTTTGTGGTATACGTCGCCGCCGCGGCCGCCGGCACCGCCGACACGATCAGGGCCACGTCCCGCCGCTTGCGCTTAATCCCCGCGTGCACGCCCGCCGCCTGAAACCCTCGCGGCGCGGTCACCCCGCCCGCCACCGGCGTCAGCATCGCCGGCGGCGCCGTCACGGGCGCCGCTTTGCTGAAAGCCGCCGACAACCCCGCTCCCTCCGCTTCCGTCGCGTCTGGAAAATTCCAGCAGCCCACAACGCCAGCAGCCGACCAACGACTTACGGATAAAGGCCGGGCATCTTGAGGCCGGCCGTTTCATCGAGGCCGAACATGAGGTTCATGTTTTGCACCGCCTGGCCGGCGGCGCCTTTGACCAAGTTGTCGATGGCCGAGAAGACGAGGACTCGCCCGGTCCGCGGATCGACCCGGGCCGTGACGTCGCAGAAGTTGGAGCCCGCCACCGCCTTCGTCTGGGGCATGCGGTCCGCCCCCAGCACTCGCACGAAGGGCTCGCCGCGGTAGAAATCGCGCATGAGCGCCAGCACGTCGTCGGTACCGAGCCGCTCTGTCAGCGCCATGTTGACGGTGGCCAGGATGCCCCGGCTCATGGGCGCCAGGTGCGGCACGAAGCTGACGCTCACCGATCCCCCGCCCCGCCGCGCCAGCACCGCCGCGATGCCCTGCTCCATCTCGGCCGTATGGCGGTGGCCCGGAACGCCGTAGGCCTGCACGTTTTCCGTGCGCTCGGGGAAATGGTACGGCGGCGCCGGCGTCGCCCCGGCGCCCGACACGCCCGTCACCGCGGAAACGAAGACCGCCGACGTATCCACGCAGCCGGCGTCCACCAAGGGCAGAACGCCCAGGAGGACGGCGGTCGGAAAACAGCCGGGATTGGCCACTAGCCGCGCCGCCGCGATGCGCTCGCGGTTCAGCTCCGGCAGCCCGTACACGGCCTCGGACAACAGCGCAGGCTGCGTATGCTCGGTCTTGTACCACGTCCGGTACGCCGCTGCGTCGGCCAACCGGAAGTCGGCGCCCAAGTCGACGACCCGCACGCCGCGCGCCAAGAGTTCTGCCGCCAGCTCCATGGACGCCCCGTGGGGCACGGCCAGGAACGCCACGTCGCAGCGCCGCGCCATGGCCTCCACGTCCACGGGCTCATAGGTCAAGTCGAAGCAGCCGGCCAGTCCCGGATGCGACTCGCTAACGGCGGTGCCCGCCTGCGAGCGGGAAGCGACGTAAACGACGGTTACGTGGGGATGCTGATAAAATATGCGCAGCAACTCGCCGCCGGCATAGCCGCTGCCGCCCACGACGCCCACTCGGATCTTGCCGCCCACGAAAGTGGCCCCCCGAAACGATGCGACCCGCCCCCGACCTTTGTCCGGGGTGATGGGATGATTATACGAGTTGAACGAATAACATTTCAAGACCCTTGCGCGTTTTTTTTCAGTCCAAGCGGCCAGCGCCTCCCGCCCAAGCCGCGGGCGCCTTTCGGCAACAAAAAAGCCACCGGCTGCCAGCCGGTGGCCAGTTCAAGGCGTTACGACAATTTGTCTACGAAACCCATTCGCAGACGACGCCCAGCCCGCGCAGCTTCTCCTCCAGCCGCTCGTAGCCGCGCAAGATGTGCTCCACGCCGTCGATGAGCGTCTCGCCGCGGGCCGCCACGCCGGCGATGATGAGCGACGCGCCCATCCTAAGGTCGTTGGCTGTTACCGGCGCGCCGGTCAGGCTCTCGACGCCTTCGATGACGGCGGTGCGGCCGTCAATCTCGATCTTGCCGCCCAGCCGCTTGAGCTCGTCCACGTGGCCGAAACGGTCTTCGAAGATGCGCTCGCTGATGACGCTGGTTCCGTCGGCCAAGAGCAGGAAAGCGGTCAGCTGCGGCTGCAAATCCGTCGGAAAGCCCGGATACGGCAACGTTTTGACCTGCAGCGGCTTCGGGCGCCCCACCAGGCGCGCCGTAATGGAGTCGCCGTCCTCGGCCAATTCCACGCCGGCCTCCTCCAGCTTGGCCAGCAGCGCCTCCAGGTGCTTGGGGATGACGTTCTCCACCGTCACCGACCCGCCGCCGACGAGCCCCATCAGCAGGTACGTGCCGGCCTCGATGCGGTCCGGGATGATGGAGTACGTGGTCGGGCGCAGCTCCCGCTGCCCTTCGATCTTGATGGTGTCGGTGCCGGCCCCGATGATGCGCGCGCCCATCGCGTTCAGGAAGTTGGCCAGGTC
Proteins encoded in this region:
- the argC gene encoding N-acetyl-gamma-glutamyl-phosphate reductase, producing MRVGVVGGSGYAGGELLRIFYQHPHVTVVYVASRSQAGTAVSESHPGLAGCFDLTYEPVDVEAMARRCDVAFLAVPHGASMELAAELLARGVRVVDLGADFRLADAAAYRTWYKTEHTQPALLSEAVYGLPELNRERIAAARLVANPGCFPTAVLLGVLPLVDAGCVDTSAVFVSAVTGVSGAGATPAPPYHFPERTENVQAYGVPGHRHTAEMEQGIAAVLARRGGGSVSVSFVPHLAPMSRGILATVNMALTERLGTDDVLALMRDFYRGEPFVRVLGADRMPQTKAVAGSNFCDVTARVDPRTGRVLVFSAIDNLVKGAAGQAVQNMNLMFGLDETAGLKMPGLYP
- the argB gene encoding acetylglutamate kinase; the protein is MPGTGPKEGVPVESHPPGEKRGSRPGGGPPGDAKLIEKAGVLIEALPYIRTFFGKTFVIKYGGSAMTDPELKKSVILDVILLKYVGVNPVLVHGGGPEISRWMQRVGKEPRFVNGLRVTDEETMEIVQMVLAGKINKDLVALINRYGGKAVGLSGHDGHLVTARRHGGDLGFVGEVGAVNAQLLHLLNKEGYIPVIASIGAGFDGESYNINADLVAGELAAALKADKLIMLTDVEGIFADENDPGSLISTLPVDRARRMIAEGRIRGGMIPKVEACIKALENGVPRTHIVDGRRMHSLLLEIFTDKGIGTMVVA
- a CDS encoding ornithine acetyltransferase, whose protein sequence is MLTPVAGGVTAPRGFQAAGVHAGIKRKRRDVALIVSAVPAAAAATYTTNIVKAAPLLVTREHIAQGPIRAIVCNSGNANAVTGEQGLKDARRMAAVAAEAIGARPEQVAVASTGVIGVPLPMDKIEAGIRRAAAALGVGDGDASDDGGSDSGSLAAARAIMTTDTVPKQIAVEFSLRGKTVRIGAIAKGSGMIHPNMATMLAFVTTDAAVSPAALQAVVSRSVDRTYNRITVDGDTSTNDMVVVLANGLAGNEPLGAGDPELDVFAQALDYVNTYLAKAIARDGEGATKLIEVRVEGAASEADALQVARAIAGSNLVKTAVYGNDPNWGRILAAAGRSGVDFDPSRVDIWVGDVLVARHGAGVPFDEARAAAALQGPEVVLTVALQAGTASAVVWTCDLTEDYVRINARYRT
- the murA gene encoding UDP-N-acetylglucosamine 1-carboxyvinyltransferase; this translates as MATIHTVKNTLTTSIDRKLLIRGRATRTGRVSISGAKNSAVAVLPACILAEGTTVLQNVPDIADVAVQRQILAALGAEVSDGAERGEVRVTVGAVGSEVPYGLGKLLRGSVLLLGALVARCGEARVPLPGGCAIGSRPLDLHLKGLRELGAEVDIEHGFIVAKAPRLVGTEVYLDFPSVGATENLMMAATAAKGTTVIYNAAKEPEVVDLANFLNAMGARIIGAGTDTIKIEGQRELRPTTYSIIPDRIEAGTYLLMGLVGGGSVTVENVIPKHLEALLAKLEEAGVELAEDGDSITARLVGRPKPLQVKTLPYPGFPTDLQPQLTAFLLLADGTSVISERIFEDRFGHVDELKRLGGKIEIDGRTAVIEGVESLTGAPVTANDLRMGASLIIAGVAARGETLIDGVEHILRGYERLEEKLRGLGVVCEWVS